The following proteins are encoded in a genomic region of Xanthomonas cassavae CFBP 4642:
- a CDS encoding chemotaxis protein CheW: protein MTAQTSDAMPGDADAAAQHLTFQLDGETFATSILGIREIIQYRTPTPVPSMPACVRGVINLRGAVVPVVDLQARLGRAGSAINKRSCIVILSTEQAQGTQVIGVLVDAVNAVIELADQDIEAAPAFGTHIRRDLLRGMGKVGERFVVLLDMEQVLQVEEIAGSAAVLAA from the coding sequence ATGACTGCACAGACTTCCGATGCAATGCCCGGCGACGCCGATGCGGCCGCCCAGCACCTGACCTTTCAGCTCGATGGCGAAACGTTTGCCACCAGCATTCTCGGCATTCGCGAAATCATCCAGTACCGCACCCCGACGCCGGTGCCATCGATGCCGGCCTGCGTGCGCGGAGTGATCAACCTGCGTGGGGCGGTGGTGCCGGTGGTGGACCTGCAGGCGCGGCTGGGACGCGCCGGCAGCGCCATCAACAAGCGTAGCTGCATCGTGATTCTGTCCACCGAGCAGGCCCAGGGCACCCAGGTGATCGGCGTGCTGGTGGACGCCGTCAACGCGGTGATCGAACTGGCCGACCAGGATATCGAAGCGGCGCCGGCGTTCGGAACGCATATCCGCCGCGATCTGCTGCGCGGCATGGGCAAGGTGGGCGAACGCTTCGTGGTGCTGCTGGACATGGAGCAGGTGCTGCAGGTGGAGGAGATCGCCGGTAGCGCAGCGGTGCTGGCTGCCTGA